A region of Acropora muricata isolate sample 2 unplaced genomic scaffold, ASM3666990v1 scaffold_750, whole genome shotgun sequence DNA encodes the following proteins:
- the LOC136907643 gene encoding uncharacterized protein — protein MSREISEYDGVSQFGENKRQLTVQRNDSSISNGSTQAENSHYYAILLCGIKWFIAIFLCAVVLFCVVASKICLLVLGQHYRSVKRAGNSTAEKIEAQTCKQALFLMLLFTLMIPHFASFIYASWTSLRRKSRPWPTKQGFVVIMFGGFLETVSLCYITMVMLTVAPITPNAIILLLCSLPMMPAIWDAIKSRSRWRTLIGKLEIIKFGASATFAVIGIALLLLKVPDISGQIGIPVSLTLLSIAWSPKTRKLQIQSKAKQTARGKAAIVSSLWNLVLTPLVAVVLAEIYQIVELDKISSGFKAINATNPSFVFFMVHIVASFFGYHFGWLACSLRMQQIGYALPLTLATLIAAIMIHSPCFFQTNTIPLPCISADLVFSLLAGLRLWLAQFLATTYYVWKSQGLVMAKAHDLLWIPSYNGVCLEQYLLLNRRNKASDEEHKKQEKMSTDVKIFICTTMYHEEDYEMEQLLRSIHDVDTHSKESGRHYESHIFFDGCVRAEKLNSFVIQLASLVEKTLKVHLRDCNKIKTPYGMQLKWTLPGGMEFTIHLKDNVKVKNKKRWSQVMYMSYVLDYKEDLLKVKDDQSFILTTDADVKFTHESVEALIDQIVEDPQIGAVCARTHPMGNGPVVWYQIFDYAIGHWFQKVANHMLGSVLCSPGCFSLYRCQAVRDVLPTYATGVDHAFDFLTKDMGEDRWMCTLMIQRGWRLTYCAAAVDSTYCPESFNEFYKQRRRWTPSTLANLILLIKEWKLVLEKNEHISFLFILYQTFLICSTLIGRSTVILVIVGGMVYSGINLNEITIVVLVCLMVVAYTLVCLFTSQTFQLKMSKILTFVFAVIMCIVVIGVAVQISKELQERDSEPTALPTALPNTTATPAMKPLEHHLPAGVSTLYLAGLAGIFVAAALLHASEFTCLLHAVWYLMCLPSGYLLLTVYSVCNITDRSWGTREGKSASESEEWYKPLSNWMKDVCTCRHCCGKRKDSGRSEHVLNQEAKSGKMVDNPSHQTRTSETVSLPSGGKQASRMVDGGFDENVKPKKAECKQKKDSVILVSKSSRRHIQNDDKVTVYSAEEIPNKNRTKRRPLEKEKSKEAIESNRSVKHTQSKTGFVGESCEEAVQTEVLLNAQHLLMRDVKTDDQDGLFPPLGARRPFQTSLSSTSGGLSSMSIDAHSHRAGHNLSSDLENELLPHTDSSRFPFPNSAANNGGTYDFEETMHRPQRSSTIQLDCRNDNRELQGKSLPKPTVSALITTSTTITADTKAGQQQSRESIQTPLNSASSSWCGTSTQLQVLEENDGPISQLKKEVSYSDLGLPVEEWLTDNGFKSYAPKFRKHGYDTMGFLPGMTDKDLEAIGIETRGHRQKLLKEIKKIPRIDIEEDIPDDVQEWLNELGLKEYWPTFEQSGYKKPSDLEGLKGIGKDTLKETLDIRKQGHLNRLISAIRKLQYSNQGQEKLRHTRRELDHLPLSYLDEDDHNEYEFWESLRQTCLVPELSAFDQTSELKAKLVELRNTTLMVFAVTNALWMIIILTLVQHKDLKVLGVDIIGLGFLTIYGCIFVIQFLALLVHRFKTMVHVLARTPWKVSNGRVSPSEPQEASAPQTA, from the exons ATGTCTAGAGAGATAAGTGAGTACGACGGCGTTTCTCAATTTGGAGAAAACAAGAGACAGTTGACAGTACAAAGAAATGACTCTTCAATTTCAAACGGAAGCACCCAGGCTGAAAACAGTCATTACTATGCAATTCTCCTCTGCGGCATAAAATGGTTTATCGCCATATTCCTCTGCGCAGTTGTATTATTTTGCGTTGTGGCCAGCAAGATTTGCTTGCTAGTACTTGGACAACACTACAGAAGCGTTAAACGAGCAGGAAATAGTACTGCAGAAAAGATAGAAGCACAGACGTGTAAACAAGCCTTGTTCTTGATGCTTTTGTTTACTTTAATGATCCCTCACTTTGCTTCTTTCATTTACGCTTCTTGGACAAGTTTAAGGAGAAAAAGTCGACCTTGGCCAACAAAGCAGGGATTCGTGGTG ATTATGTTTGGCGGGTTCTTGGAGACCGTTTCTCTTTGTTATATTACCATGGTGATGCTGACAGTTGCGCCAATCACCCCAAATGCCATTATACTGCTCCTGTGCAGTTTACCCATGATGCCTGCGATCTGGGACGCAATAAAATCGAGGTCACGGTGGAGAACATTGATTGGAAAGCTGGAGATCATCAAATTCGGGGCCTCAGCCACGTTTGCTGTCATCGGCATCGCACTGTTGCTTCTTAAG GTGCCCGACATTTCTGGACAGATCGGGATTCCAGTCTCGTTGACTCTTCTTTCCATTGCTTGGTCACCTAAGACACGAAAACTCCAAatacaaagcaaagcaaagcaaactGCTCGAGGCAAAGCTGCGATTGTCTCCTCCTTATGGAATCTTGTTCTTACGCCCTTAGTTGCCGTGGTGTTGGCCGAAATCTATCAAATTGTTGAGCTGGACAAAATTTCTTCTGGATTCAAGGCGATCAATGCAACCAATCCATCATTTGTCTTCTTCATGGTTCATATCGTTGCCAGCTTCTTTGGGTACCATTTCGGATGGCTGGCATGTTCCCTCCGTATGCAGCAGATTGGCTACGCTCTACCCTTGACCCTCGCAACACTAATCGCAGCTATTATGATTCACTCGCCGTGTTTTTTTCAGACAAACACAATTCCGTTACCATGTATATCAGCGGACCTTGTCTTCAGCCTTCTAGCCGGTTTGCGTTTGTGGCTAGCGCAGTTCCTTGCAACAACGTATTATGTCTGGAAGAGCCAGGGACTGGTCATGGCAAAAGCACACGATCTCCTTTGGATTCCATCTTATAATG GTGTGTGCCTTGAACAGTATCTGCTATTGAATAGACGGAACAAGGCTTCTGATGAAGAAcataagaaacaagaaaaaatgtcaACTGACGTCAAGATATTCATCTGCACGACCATGTATCACGAGGAGGACTATGAAATGGAACAACTCCTTCGATCAATCCACGATGTCGACACACACAGCAAGGAATCTGGACGCCATTATGAGTCGCACATATTTTTTGATGGATGTGTGAGAGCTGAAAAACTGAACAGTTTTGTCATACAGTTAGCTTCTTTGGTGGAAAAGACTCTAAAGGTGCATCTGAGAGACTGTAACAAAATAAAGACCCCGTATGGCATGCAGCTGAAATGGACACTTCCCGGTGGTATGGAATTCACAATTCATCTGAAAGACAATGTGAAG GTGAAGAATAAAAAGCGTTGGAGTCAGGTGATGTACATGTCGTATGTCTTGGACTATAAAGAGGATCTTTTAAAAG TAAAAGACGACCAATCCTTTATCCTGACAACTGATGCTGACGTCAAATTTACCCATGAGTCCGTTGAGGCGTTAATAGATCAGATTGTTGAGGATCCTCAAATTGGTGCAGTGTGCGCTCGGACTCATCCCATGGGAAATGGTCCTGTGGTTTGGTATCAAATCTTTGATTACGCCATTGGCCACTGGTTTCAAAAG GTGGCAAATCATATGCTTGGTTCCGTTTTGTGCAGTCCGGGATGTTTCAGTTTGTACAGATGCCAGGCTGTTCGAGATGTGTTACCAACGTACGCTACGGGTGTGGATCATGCTTTTGATTTTCTCACCAAAGATATGG GGGAAGACAGATGGATGTGCACCCTGATGATACAGCGAGGCTGGCGACTGACGTACTGTGCAGCTGCGGTTGACAGTACCTACTGTCCGGAAAGTTTTAATGAATTCTACAAACAAAGACGTCGATGGACTCCATCTACGTTAGCCAACCTTATTTTACTCATCAAGGAATGGAAATTGGTATTGGAGAAGAACGAAcatatttctttcctttttatcctCTATCAGACTTTCCTTATTTGTTCTACTCTTATTGG ACGTTCAACAGTTATTTTGGTGATAGTTGGTGGAATGGTTTATTCGGGCAtaaatttgaatgaaataaCCATCGTAGTTCTCGTCTGCCTCATGGTTGTTGCCTATACCCTGGTTTGCCTTTTTACTTCACAAACTTTTCAGCTGAAGATGTCCAAGATATTGACGTTCGTCTTCGCTGTAATCATGTGTATTGTTGTCATTGGCGTGGCTGTTCAAATTTCTAAGGAGTTACAGGAAAGAGACTCTGAACCGACAGCTTTGCCAACAGCTCTACCAAACACTACAGCTACTCCAGCCATGAAACCTTTGGAGCATCATCTGCCTGCTGGGGTCAGCACACTTTACTTGGCTGGATTGGCTGGGATCTTTGTTGCCGCTGCATTGCTACATGCCAGCGAATTCACCTGTCTCTTACATGCAGTTTGGTATCTTATGTGTCTTCCATCTGGCTATCTGCTACTAACAGTTTATTCCGTTTGCAATATAACAGACAGGTCATGGG GAACAAGGGAAGGTAAATCTGCCTCAGAGAGCGAGGAATGGTACAAGCCCCTTAGTAACTGGATGAAGGACGTTTGCACCTGCCGTCACTGCTGTggtaaaagaaaagattccgGGCGGTCTGAACATGTTTTAAACCAGGAGGCTAAAAGCGGCAAAATG GTTGATAACCCCTCACATCAAACAAGGACCAGCGAGACTGTGTCATTACCTTCTGGTGGAAAGCAAGCTAGCAGGATGGTTGACGGAGGATTTGATGAAAATGTGAAGCCAAAGAAAGcagaatgtaaacaaaagaaggatTCGGTGATTTTAGTCTCTAAAAGCTCCAGAAGACACATTCAGAATGATGACAAAGTAACAGTATACTCCGCAGAAGAAATCCCAAATAAAAACAGGACTAAAAGAAGGCCCTTGGAAAAAGAGAAGTCAAAAGAAGCTATCGAATCGAATCGCTCGGTGAAACACACGCAATCAAAGACTGGATTTGTAGGTGAATCGTGTGAAGAAGCAGTCCAAACTGAGGTGCTTTTAAATGCCCAACATTTGTTAATGAGGGACGTGAAGACAGATGACCAAGATGGATTGTTTCCTCCCCTTGGGGCGAGACGCCCTTTTCAGACGTCCTTGTCCTCAACCAGCGGTGGATTGTCTTCTATGAGCATCGATGCACATTCGCACAGAGCCGGGCACAATCTAAGCAGTGACCTCGAAAATGAACTTCTACCTCACACAGATTCTAGCCGCTTTCCTTTTCCAAATTCCGCAGCTAACAATGGTGGTACCTATGATTTTGAAGAAACAATGCATCGCCCTCAAAGAAGCTCAACAATTCAGCTAGATTGTCGCAATGACAACCGAGAACTGCAGGGGAAAAGTCTCCCTAAACCGACAGTTTCAGCGTTAATCACAACATCAACAACGATAACTGCAGACACCAAAGCGGGTCAGCAACAATCGAGAGAGTCGATACAAACGCCCCTAAATTCTGCGTCCTCGTCATGGTGTGGCACGAGTACCCAACTTCAAGTGTTAG AAGAAAATGACGGGCCCATTTCACAACTGAAAAAGGAAGTTTCGTATTCGGATCTCGGCTTACCAGTTGAAGAATGGCTCACTGATAATGGCTTCAAG AGTTACGCACCTAAGTTTCGTAAACACGGATATGACACTATGGGATTTTTACCTGGAATGACAGACAAG GATCTTGAAGCGATCGGCATCGAGACGAGAGGACATCGCCAAAAGCTTCTCAAGGAAATCAAGAAAATCCCTCGGATAGACATTGAGGAGGACATTCCA GATGACGTGCAGGAGTGGCTAAATGAACTTGGTCTTAAGGAATATTGGCCCACGTTCGAACAAAGCGGATATAAAAAGCCCAGTGACTTGGAAGGTTTAAAAGGCATAGGGAAGGACACCCTGAAGGAAACGTTAGACATACGCAAACAAGGCCATTTGAACAGATTGATATCTGCTATTCGCAAGCTTCAATATTCTAATCAAG GGCAGGAGAAACTTCGACACACACGTCGAGAACTGGATCATCTTCCCCTGAGCTACCTGGACGAAGATGACCACAATGAGTATGAATTCTGGGAAAGCTTACGTCAAACGTGCCTCGTTCCTGAGCTCAGTGCCTTTGACCAGACCTCCGAGCTTAAAGCAAAACTCGTCGAACTTAGAAACACGACTCTGATGGTATTTGCAGTCACTAATGCATTGTGGATGATAATTATTCTCACGTTAGTGCAGCATAAAGACCTTAAAGTCCTGGGGGTAGATATAATCGGACTTGGTTTCTTAACTATTTATGGATGTATATTTGTTATTCAGTTTTTGGCTCTTTTAGTTCATAGATTTAAAACAATGGTTCATGTTTTGGCGCGCACACCTTGGAAAGTAAGCAACGGTCGGGTTTCCCCATCTGAGCCTCAAGAAGCCAGCGCCCCGCAGACGGCATAG